gctccattagctgagcggccgagtgataataatactcaaccatgtgtgcaaatggtgggtctttgtctttattgattttttccaaatgcttgggcatcacgtgcttttcacgcgtagctccaagtccggtccagtttaaaactgtcttcgatagtgaagatcgtaaaagtttaccatttaaaaggaaggacatattgccttgcgataatgcaatcccagttatgattttttttgtgtgtttttgtaagaaattttttgcactcactttttcggcaattattttggtatccgctgattttgttgtatattgtttatatacaattgtattacgaatatataaatattccacaatattcagtaagaaaatattttttgtttatttattatttgcgtcaggtttttttttgtaattattttcttcgagaacaaattcaaatcgctccgttcaacacaactgttcttatgaaaatctcaatatcaactgaactgagaaaaataaatttgacaatattgactgtttatgttttgaagttttaattttttctgttgaaaatatgttaatgttaatgtttttttaatgttaattattttattctggcaaaaattttggattttggggatcgtaaaaaatgacgaataatgcataataacccctacccacttactacgctatttttggtgcatttggtggatggatttttggtaccattcaccacttttttggtgcattttggtgcatttgatgcattggcgcgtggtgaaaaaccgattttttcacggcgcgcaaatggggttatacaggtcgtatgagtaccatattaccaaaaacagaaaaacagatataagggtaccaaaaacagaggtaagtgggtaggggttttgttttttaattgtaaaactgttgctgtcaagaagccattttgtttgtgtttgtgtaaagaaatatttatttaaaaattgaagaaaaatatacaaaaggatattacactttcgatcttataaatatataaatgtaaaatgtgtaaaaataaacaatcgcctagcgacttcagacgcattctgcaattattgctgagaaatgccctccaattctaatgctcggaaaatcttcgaaatcgagtaaataaaggcggcggtgcgtaaatcattgcagtggtgaatgccaccaaaattggcgtagtaagtgggtagggttttttttttttttaattgttaaactgttgctgtcaagaagccattctgtttgtgtttttgtaaagaaatatttatttaaaaatttaagaaaaatatacaaaaggatattacactttggatcttataaatatataaatgtaaaatttgtaaaaataaataatcgccaagcgacttcagacgcattctgtaattattgttgagaaatgccctccatttctaaggctcggaaaatcttagaaatcgagtaaataaaggcagcggtgcgtaaatcattgcagagaccgaattcattggccacaatcttaatgcctgcccccgcagtttccataactgtttgtagtcctgcgtctacaatatccgcctccttcgtacagtctcttatgagctttaactttttgtttggcttgaacttatcctaaataaataaattaaaaaaattcatattaacaaattaacttatttgcacggtggtcaaagttcacttacctcgcactcattcatggagttaaagatctcgttgattatggctttctcgcgtttaacattcattttgccataagatacatgattgatattctttaagtactcaaagtaggataccgttacaccgccagcattgcaaaacaaatccggtataatgagtacattctttttacgtaatatttcatcggcagctggcgtcgaaggaccattagcgccttctaaaatcatcttggcttgtacactgttagcattttcgacagtgagaaccttttgcgtagagcaaggcattagtatatcgcatttttcacccaacaaactgccctctttttcggtggctttggtatagcccttgattgatttattattttttgcataatactccattaagtcctaagtatatgaagaaaattaaaaaaatattatcatggagatatttattttcaatacgccacatacctttggatcaatgcc
This portion of the Zeugodacus cucurbitae isolate PBARC_wt_2022May chromosome 3, idZeuCucr1.2, whole genome shotgun sequence genome encodes:
- the LOC128920169 gene encoding glutamate dehydrogenase, mitochondrial-like, which encodes VIVQGFGNVGSHASVFVVEAGAKLIGVQEFDVSLVNENGIDPKDLMEYYAKNNKSIKGYTKATEKEGSLLGEKCDILMPCSTQKVLTVENANSVQAKMILEGANGPSTPAADEILRKKNVLIIPDLFCNAGGVTVSYFEYL